Proteins from one Prevotella sp. E2-28 genomic window:
- a CDS encoding Rne/Rng family ribonuclease has protein sequence MTSEVIIDVRPKEISIALLEDKCLVEYQNEPREASYAVGNIYVGKVRKLMPGLNACFVDVGSEKDAFLHYLDLGLQFSSYEKYLKQVASDRKKLYPIQKATIQPTLPKEGSIQNILKVGQEIMVQVVKEPINTKGPRLTCELSFAGRYMVLIPFGDKVSVSSKIKRGEERSRLKQLVQSMKPKNFGVIVRTVAEGKKAAELDQELKVLLKRWEDAIGKVQKTTERPQLVFEEQTRAVALLRDLFNPTYDGIHVNDPDIYNQIHDYVSLIAPEKTDIVKLYKGNVPIFDNFDVTKQIKSGFGRTVNYKRGAYLIIEHTEAMHVVDVNSGTRIKKENGQEANALETNLGAADELARQLRLRDMGGIIVVDFIDMNLAEDRQLLYERMCENMKKDRARHNILPLSKFGLMQITRQRVRPAMDVAVEESCPTCHGTGKIKSSILFTDQLESKIDRLVNKIGIKRFSLHVHPYVAAFINKGIFSLKRRWQLKYGLGIRIIPSQKMAFLQYEFYDANRQFIDMQEENEVSK, from the coding sequence ATGACAAGCGAAGTTATCATTGATGTGCGCCCAAAAGAGATTTCCATCGCACTGTTGGAAGACAAGTGCCTCGTGGAATATCAGAACGAGCCTCGCGAGGCATCGTATGCTGTGGGCAACATTTATGTTGGCAAAGTCAGGAAACTGATGCCAGGACTCAACGCTTGCTTCGTTGATGTTGGTTCCGAAAAAGATGCATTCCTGCATTATCTTGACTTAGGACTTCAATTTAGCTCTTACGAGAAATACCTGAAACAGGTAGCAAGTGACAGAAAGAAACTCTATCCCATTCAGAAAGCCACTATTCAACCTACCCTACCCAAAGAAGGAAGTATTCAGAACATCCTGAAGGTTGGACAGGAAATTATGGTTCAAGTAGTCAAGGAGCCTATCAATACCAAAGGCCCTCGCCTCACTTGTGAACTTAGTTTTGCTGGGCGCTACATGGTTTTGATTCCATTTGGAGATAAAGTTTCTGTATCAAGTAAAATCAAACGTGGAGAAGAACGTAGCCGCCTGAAACAGTTGGTTCAAAGCATGAAGCCAAAGAACTTTGGCGTCATCGTACGAACTGTTGCAGAAGGCAAGAAAGCTGCTGAACTCGACCAGGAACTAAAAGTACTTCTTAAGCGATGGGAAGATGCCATCGGCAAAGTACAAAAAACTACAGAACGTCCACAACTGGTCTTTGAAGAGCAGACAAGAGCCGTTGCATTGCTACGCGATTTGTTCAATCCCACCTATGATGGCATCCATGTTAACGACCCGGATATCTACAACCAGATTCACGATTACGTCTCATTAATAGCTCCGGAAAAGACTGACATTGTCAAGTTGTATAAAGGCAATGTACCCATTTTCGACAATTTCGACGTAACCAAGCAGATTAAATCTGGTTTCGGACGCACCGTTAACTACAAGCGTGGCGCATACCTTATTATAGAACACACTGAGGCTATGCATGTGGTTGATGTCAACAGTGGTACACGTATCAAGAAAGAAAACGGACAGGAAGCCAACGCCCTTGAGACCAACCTTGGCGCTGCCGACGAATTGGCACGCCAGTTACGCCTCAGAGATATGGGCGGAATCATTGTCGTTGACTTTATCGACATGAATCTGGCCGAGGATCGTCAATTACTTTACGAGCGGATGTGCGAGAACATGAAGAAAGACCGTGCTCGCCATAATATTCTTCCGCTTTCAAAGTTCGGACTGATGCAAATCACACGTCAGCGTGTTCGTCCTGCCATGGATGTCGCTGTCGAGGAGAGTTGCCCTACCTGTCATGGTACTGGAAAGATAAAGTCCAGCATTCTGTTCACCGACCAGCTAGAGAGCAAAATTGACCGTCTTGTTAACAAGATAGGCATCAAGCGTTTCTCGCTACATGTACACCCCTATGTTGCAGCATTCATTAATAAAGGCATATTCTCTTTAAAACGTCGCTGGCAACTGAAATACGGGTTGGGCATCCGAATCATCCCAAGTCAGAAGATGGCCTTCTTGCAATATGAGTTCTATGACGCTAATCGTCAGTTCATAGATATGCAAGAGGAAAACGAAGTGAGCAAGTAA
- a CDS encoding endonuclease/exonuclease/phosphatase family protein has translation MGKQAVYKYISFMFLLISTLMAVFTIFGLFGGTVDPASSTAMAMLVYVLPFLLGGNVIMLIYWIVRRRWHWMAIPCITLLCSIPYMSTVFQPGLFNEGETSRSGIKIATYNVAMFGRETSGFKSQDILAEMKRQSVDILCIQEYEDISGDKLNSNSYKGYFPYMATGRNDMVIYSRYPIERHDLIDFGPTNNSGMWADVNVNSRIVRVFNVHLETTGFNGVLHRAAKSEIQGHSIEGNAIVRAIYGNYTRGMAIRARQADLVANLVKSSEYPTIVCGDFNDVPYSYVYNTMLGDLTDGFKECGKGIMYTYDSGKKKVRIDYIFHDSQLEGESYYTKEINYSDHYPVFMKIAF, from the coding sequence ATGGGTAAACAAGCAGTTTACAAATACATTTCTTTCATGTTCCTGCTCATCAGTACATTGATGGCAGTTTTTACAATTTTCGGACTCTTTGGTGGCACTGTTGACCCAGCCTCCAGCACGGCAATGGCTATGCTTGTCTATGTTCTGCCGTTCCTATTGGGCGGAAATGTCATCATGCTCATCTATTGGATTGTGCGTCGTCGCTGGCATTGGATGGCTATTCCATGTATCACACTGCTTTGCAGCATCCCCTACATGAGCACCGTGTTCCAGCCAGGACTTTTCAACGAGGGCGAGACTAGCCGTTCGGGTATTAAGATTGCTACTTACAACGTAGCGATGTTTGGCAGGGAAACCTCTGGATTCAAGTCGCAGGATATTTTGGCAGAGATGAAACGTCAGAGCGTGGATATCCTCTGCATACAAGAGTACGAGGACATCAGTGGTGACAAGCTCAATTCTAATAGTTATAAAGGATATTTCCCATATATGGCTACAGGACGCAACGATATGGTTATCTATAGTCGCTACCCTATTGAGCGTCATGACCTTATAGATTTCGGTCCTACCAACAACAGTGGCATGTGGGCAGATGTCAACGTCAACAGCCGCATAGTTCGCGTATTCAATGTCCATCTGGAGACCACTGGTTTCAATGGCGTACTCCATCGGGCTGCGAAAAGCGAAATACAGGGACATTCTATAGAAGGTAATGCTATTGTCAGAGCCATCTATGGTAACTACACCCGCGGTATGGCAATCCGAGCCCGTCAGGCAGACCTTGTGGCCAATCTTGTCAAGTCATCAGAATATCCCACCATTGTTTGCGGTGACTTCAATGATGTGCCCTACTCTTATGTTTACAACACCATGTTGGGCGACCTCACAGATGGCTTTAAGGAATGCGGTAAAGGCATCATGTACACTTACGACAGTGGTAAGAAGAAGGTACGTATCGACTATATTTTCCACGACAGTCAGTTGGAAGGTGAGTCTTACTACACTAAGGAAATCAATTACTCCGACCACTATCCCGTATTTATGAAAATAGCCTTCTGA
- a CDS encoding ATP-binding protein, which yields MSLEDTDTLKQKYSEVSRRLEEVSLQLEKANRKLKEYEEKADKAEKASKMKSLFLANMSHEIRTPLNAIEGFSRVMVETDSQEDRMNYMEIIESNNSRLLSLVNEILDLSRVESGEIIVKNNPTDLNYLMSSIKQLFKFRCPDTVSLVWNKPPLPVTMNTDENRITQVFSNLISNALKHTPRGVITFGYEVLKDTQEIRFFVKDTGTGIDPDFIEHIFDTYASQDAEQQRGFGLGLALCRIIVEKMGGTIDVESTLGKGSLFTFTLPFNGSISGVTVTTRSNNMRTLRVENPVNQEAMKTVLVAEDEESNYELVRIVLQKRYNLIRAHNGIEAVTMNEEEHPDLILMDVRMPEMDGLDATRIIKEVNNKVPIIMLSAFAFPENIREAKAAGCDEFMAKPFNVEDLIEKISHYIGS from the coding sequence ATGAGTTTAGAAGATACGGATACACTAAAGCAAAAGTATTCTGAAGTCAGTAGAAGACTGGAAGAAGTCAGTTTGCAGCTGGAAAAGGCCAATCGCAAATTGAAGGAGTACGAAGAAAAGGCTGACAAGGCGGAGAAAGCGAGCAAAATGAAGTCTCTCTTCCTTGCTAATATGTCGCATGAGATTCGTACCCCACTGAATGCTATTGAAGGTTTCTCTCGTGTTATGGTAGAAACTGATTCTCAAGAAGACCGTATGAACTATATGGAAATCATTGAGAGCAATAACAGCCGACTTCTAAGCCTCGTCAATGAAATTCTGGATCTTTCACGTGTAGAATCGGGTGAAATCATTGTCAAGAACAATCCCACGGATCTTAATTACCTCATGAGTAGTATCAAGCAGCTCTTTAAGTTCCGCTGCCCTGATACTGTTAGCTTGGTATGGAATAAGCCCCCGCTTCCCGTCACTATGAATACTGACGAGAACCGCATTACCCAGGTATTTTCAAACCTGATTTCTAATGCGTTGAAGCACACGCCAAGAGGTGTCATCACATTTGGATACGAAGTTCTGAAAGATACACAGGAGATTCGTTTCTTCGTCAAAGACACAGGTACAGGTATTGATCCAGACTTCATTGAGCATATTTTCGACACATACGCATCTCAGGATGCTGAGCAGCAGCGTGGATTCGGCCTTGGATTAGCCCTGTGCCGTATTATCGTGGAAAAGATGGGTGGCACCATTGACGTTGAGTCAACTTTGGGTAAGGGTTCACTCTTCACGTTTACACTGCCTTTCAATGGATCTATCAGCGGTGTTACAGTAACCACCCGCTCTAACAATATGCGTACCCTCCGCGTAGAAAATCCCGTTAACCAAGAAGCCATGAAAACGGTGCTGGTTGCCGAGGATGAAGAGAGTAACTACGAGTTGGTACGTATTGTGCTCCAGAAGCGCTATAACCTCATACGTGCTCACAACGGTATTGAAGCTGTCACCATGAATGAAGAAGAGCATCCCGACCTTATCCTGATGGATGTCAGAATGCCAGAGATGGACGGCCTTGATGCCACACGTATTATCAAGGAGGTTAATAATAAGGTGCCCATCATCATGCTTAGTGCCTTTGCATTCCCAGAAAACATCCGCGAGGCCAAGGCTGCAGGTTGCGATGAGTTTATGGCCAAGCCTTTCAATGTAGAAGACCTCATTGAAAAGATTAGCCATTACATTGGATCATAA
- a CDS encoding glycosyltransferase family 2 protein, with protein MIVFKIAFWFCLALVVYTYVGYGAVLFIILKIKNLFFRREASPILPLDQQLLPEVTLMICAYNEAEVVEEKMKNIRALNYPKEKLCVMWVTDGSTDESNQMLRAYPEVHLVYSPERNGKAAAMQHGLRENKAEYVIFTDANTMLNADAIREIVRQFMKKNVSCVSGEKRVAARHSGQATAEGEGLYWKYESTLKRWDSELYSAMGAAGELFAVRMSHYRPAPSNALLDDFMMSMLILKDGHRIAYTKEAYATEFGSASTAEESKRKRRIAAGGLQSIWWLRSLLNPFAYPKVTFQYVSHRVLRWSITPFALLLLIPLNLLLLIFDGGCIYLTIALLQFLFYLAALIGHILKKTGRRNKLLYVPTYFMFMNLNVFLGIRYLMTHKSSGTWEKARRG; from the coding sequence ATGATTGTATTCAAAATAGCATTCTGGTTTTGTTTGGCACTAGTAGTCTATACCTATGTTGGTTATGGAGCCGTTCTTTTCATCATTCTGAAGATTAAGAACTTATTTTTCAGAAGAGAAGCATCCCCTATTCTTCCCCTTGATCAGCAACTACTGCCCGAAGTCACCCTCATGATATGCGCCTATAATGAGGCAGAAGTTGTAGAAGAAAAAATGAAGAACATCCGTGCGCTCAACTATCCCAAGGAGAAGCTTTGCGTGATGTGGGTCACCGATGGTAGCACAGATGAATCCAACCAAATGCTACGCGCCTATCCTGAGGTTCATTTGGTATATTCTCCAGAAAGAAATGGCAAGGCTGCTGCTATGCAGCACGGGCTAAGGGAAAACAAAGCAGAATACGTCATCTTCACCGATGCCAACACCATGCTTAATGCTGACGCCATCCGCGAGATTGTACGCCAATTCATGAAGAAAAACGTTAGTTGCGTATCAGGCGAGAAACGTGTGGCTGCACGCCATTCCGGCCAAGCCACAGCCGAAGGCGAAGGTCTTTACTGGAAATACGAGAGCACCCTTAAACGCTGGGACAGCGAGCTCTATTCTGCTATGGGTGCAGCAGGCGAACTCTTTGCTGTACGCATGAGCCACTACCGCCCAGCCCCCAGCAATGCCCTGCTGGATGACTTTATGATGTCAATGCTCATCTTGAAGGATGGTCACAGAATTGCCTATACCAAAGAGGCTTATGCCACAGAATTTGGTTCGGCAAGTACTGCCGAAGAATCCAAACGCAAACGAAGAATTGCAGCTGGAGGGCTGCAAAGTATTTGGTGGCTACGCAGCCTTTTAAACCCGTTTGCCTATCCCAAGGTAACCTTCCAGTATGTCTCTCACCGCGTACTTCGCTGGAGCATCACCCCCTTTGCATTATTATTGCTGATTCCCCTTAACCTCCTACTGCTCATTTTCGACGGAGGCTGCATCTATCTAACCATAGCCCTGCTTCAGTTTCTTTTCTATCTGGCAGCTCTTATTGGTCATATCCTCAAGAAAACAGGCCGCAGAAACAAACTGCTTTATGTACCTACCTACTTCATGTTCATGAACCTCAATGTATTCTTGGGAATCAGATATTTAATGACACATAAATCCAGTGGCACATGGGAAAAAGCTCGTCGAGGATAA
- a CDS encoding ABC transporter ATP-binding protein codes for MITISNLKKHFGETIACDIPAFTINDGDILGLVGNNGAGKTTLFRMILDLLKPDEGIVDINGINPSQSEEWKQQVSAFIDEGFLIDYLTPEEYFSFLGKVCGMPQQVMDERLKRFEHFAGGEVFGQKKLIRNLSAGNKQKVGIISALIRETPIVILDEPFNFLDPTSQNILKRTLKEYASETHATILISSHNLQHTIEISTRIALLEKGIIINDLSNNNSEAQQELENYFKDAE; via the coding sequence ATGATTACAATATCAAACCTAAAGAAACATTTTGGTGAAACAATAGCCTGCGATATCCCTGCGTTTACTATTAACGACGGGGATATCCTTGGATTAGTGGGTAACAATGGAGCAGGAAAAACAACACTGTTCCGTATGATACTTGACTTACTAAAGCCTGATGAAGGAATTGTCGATATCAACGGTATCAATCCTAGTCAGTCAGAGGAATGGAAGCAACAAGTCAGCGCCTTTATTGATGAAGGTTTCCTTATTGATTACCTAACACCAGAGGAGTATTTTTCGTTCTTGGGCAAGGTCTGTGGGATGCCCCAACAAGTCATGGACGAACGCCTAAAGAGGTTTGAGCATTTTGCAGGAGGTGAAGTTTTTGGACAGAAGAAACTCATACGCAATCTTTCTGCAGGTAACAAACAAAAAGTTGGTATCATTTCTGCCCTCATCAGGGAAACACCTATTGTTATACTTGACGAGCCATTTAATTTTTTGGATCCAACCAGTCAGAATATCCTTAAGCGAACACTGAAGGAATATGCCTCCGAGACTCATGCTACAATTCTCATCAGCAGTCACAATCTGCAGCATACTATAGAGATTTCTACGCGCATTGCTCTCCTAGAGAAAGGAATTATCATCAACGACCTCTCAAACAACAATTCTGAGGCCCAACAAGAACTCGAGAACTATTTCAAGGATGCCGAATGA
- the secA gene encoding preprotein translocase subunit SecA — protein sequence MNFNSILKALFGDKSSRDMKKIQPFVELVKAASPKIEALDNDALRARTQEIRQQVQAAAKAQKEEIEKLKATIEDTPLDERADIFAKIDKKEKEALDEYEKALDEVMPEVYAIVKETARRFAQNEETIVTANDFDRELAGDPRKDFITIDGDKAIYHNHWTAGGNDLKWEMIHYDVQLFGGVVLHQGKIAEMATGEGKTLVATLPVFLNALTGNGVHVVTVNDYLAKRDSEWMGPLYMFHGMSVDCIDKHQPNSEARRKAYQADITFGTNNEFGFDYLRDNMAISPADLVQRAHNYAIVDEVDSVLIDDARTPLIISGPVPKGEVQMFEEYQPLVEKLFGVQKQLATQFLADAKQKITEGQKTNNKEMIEEGFLSLYRSHKSLPKNKPLIKYLSEEGIKAGMLKTEEKYMENNNRKMPEAVEPLYFVVDEKLNSCDLTDKGTAWLAKQVNDAELFVLPDIAGQLSALEAEINITDEERLNKKDELMSHYAIQSERVHTLQQLLKAYTMFNKDDEYVVIDGEVKIVDEQTGRIMEGRRWSDGLHQAVEAKEHVKVEAATQTFATITLQNYFRMYHKLAGMTGTASTEAGEFWDIYKLDVVEIPTNKPVARHDMDDRVYKTAREKYRAVIEEVVKMRKAGRPTLIGTTSVEISELLSRMLDMYVDPETGKREGIPHQVLNAKLHQKEADIVALAGQQDSNGMGAVTIATNMAGRGTDIKLSPEVKAAGGLAIIGTERHESRRVDRQLRGRAGRQGDPGSSVFYVSLEDKLMRLFASERIASVMDRLGFKEGEMIESPMISKSIERAQKKVEENNFGIRKRLLEYDDVMNKQRTVIYEKRRHALMGERIGMDIANTIWDRVSTIIERNDYEGCKEEFLHLFAMEVPFTEHQFTNEKPEKLAEDAFQAALANFTRKTEHIREVAWPVIQRVYEEQGHMYERIMVPITDGRRVYNIACNLKEAYDTECKAVVKEFEKQMLLHIIDESWKENLRELDELRHSVQNASYEQKDPLLIFKLESAKVWDNMINEMNNRTMAVLNRGQIPEIQQQEVREAAPEEHTDRQQYTENKQNVQEEQLVDRGQQTAAQQDTRAQQPRTPIVRDKMPGRNDLCPCGSGKKFKNCHGKGLV from the coding sequence ATGAACTTTAATAGCATTCTAAAGGCTCTGTTCGGCGACAAATCATCGCGTGACATGAAGAAGATTCAGCCTTTTGTAGAATTGGTAAAAGCAGCTTCGCCTAAAATTGAAGCACTTGACAACGATGCGCTTCGTGCCCGTACGCAGGAAATCCGTCAGCAGGTACAAGCTGCAGCAAAAGCGCAGAAAGAAGAAATAGAAAAACTGAAAGCCACTATCGAGGATACGCCACTCGATGAGCGCGCTGACATCTTTGCCAAAATTGACAAGAAAGAGAAAGAGGCACTTGATGAATACGAGAAGGCACTTGACGAGGTAATGCCCGAGGTTTATGCAATCGTTAAGGAGACCGCCCGCCGTTTTGCTCAAAACGAGGAAACTATCGTTACTGCCAACGACTTTGACCGTGAGTTGGCGGGTGACCCACGTAAGGACTTTATCACCATTGATGGTGACAAAGCTATATACCATAACCATTGGACTGCTGGTGGTAACGACCTAAAATGGGAGATGATTCACTATGACGTACAGCTCTTTGGTGGTGTCGTACTACATCAGGGTAAGATTGCAGAAATGGCAACAGGTGAAGGTAAGACCCTCGTAGCCACCCTGCCAGTCTTCCTTAACGCACTAACAGGTAATGGTGTACACGTAGTAACCGTGAACGACTATCTGGCGAAGCGTGACTCTGAGTGGATGGGGCCTCTCTATATGTTCCATGGCATGAGCGTGGATTGTATCGACAAGCATCAGCCTAACTCTGAGGCCCGTCGTAAGGCTTATCAGGCTGATATCACCTTCGGTACCAACAACGAGTTTGGCTTTGACTACCTGCGCGACAACATGGCTATTTCGCCTGCCGACTTGGTACAGCGTGCCCATAACTACGCTATCGTCGATGAGGTTGACTCAGTGTTGATTGACGATGCTCGTACACCTCTTATTATTAGCGGTCCAGTACCAAAGGGTGAAGTGCAGATGTTCGAGGAATATCAGCCGCTCGTTGAAAAACTCTTCGGCGTACAGAAGCAGTTAGCCACACAATTCCTCGCTGATGCTAAGCAGAAAATTACTGAGGGCCAGAAGACCAATAACAAGGAAATGATTGAAGAGGGTTTCCTCTCACTATATCGTTCTCACAAGTCTCTCCCCAAGAACAAGCCCCTTATCAAGTACCTTTCTGAAGAAGGTATTAAAGCTGGCATGCTCAAGACCGAGGAGAAATATATGGAAAACAACAACCGCAAGATGCCAGAGGCTGTAGAGCCTTTGTATTTCGTGGTTGACGAGAAATTGAACTCTTGCGACCTCACAGATAAGGGTACTGCCTGGTTGGCAAAGCAGGTAAACGATGCAGAACTGTTCGTATTACCTGATATTGCAGGACAACTGTCAGCTCTCGAAGCAGAGATTAACATCACTGACGAGGAGCGCCTGAACAAGAAAGACGAGTTGATGAGCCACTACGCTATTCAGAGTGAGCGAGTTCACACTCTTCAACAATTGCTTAAGGCCTATACGATGTTCAACAAGGACGACGAGTATGTAGTCATTGACGGTGAAGTTAAGATTGTTGATGAGCAGACCGGACGCATCATGGAAGGTCGCCGTTGGAGCGACGGTTTGCATCAAGCTGTAGAGGCTAAGGAGCATGTAAAAGTAGAGGCTGCCACACAGACCTTTGCAACCATTACCCTCCAGAACTACTTCCGTATGTATCACAAATTGGCAGGTATGACGGGTACAGCATCTACTGAGGCTGGTGAATTCTGGGACATCTACAAACTGGATGTCGTAGAAATCCCCACCAATAAACCTGTGGCTCGTCACGATATGGATGATCGTGTCTACAAGACCGCCCGTGAGAAGTATCGTGCTGTGATTGAGGAGGTTGTCAAGATGCGTAAGGCTGGTCGCCCCACCCTGATTGGTACTACCAGCGTTGAGATTTCTGAATTACTGAGCCGCATGCTCGACATGTATGTAGATCCTGAGACTGGCAAGCGTGAGGGTATTCCCCATCAGGTACTGAATGCTAAGTTGCACCAGAAAGAGGCTGACATCGTGGCTTTGGCTGGTCAGCAGGACAGCAACGGCATGGGTGCCGTTACTATCGCAACCAACATGGCTGGTCGTGGTACCGATATTAAGCTTTCACCAGAAGTAAAAGCAGCAGGCGGTTTGGCCATCATTGGTACCGAACGTCATGAGAGTCGTCGCGTTGACCGCCAGTTGCGTGGTCGTGCAGGACGTCAGGGTGACCCAGGTTCATCAGTATTCTATGTATCATTGGAAGACAAGTTGATGCGCCTATTTGCATCTGAGCGCATTGCGTCAGTTATGGACCGTTTGGGGTTCAAGGAGGGCGAGATGATTGAGAGTCCAATGATTTCAAAGAGCATCGAGCGTGCCCAGAAGAAGGTTGAGGAGAACAACTTTGGTATCCGTAAGCGCCTATTGGAATATGATGATGTGATGAACAAACAGCGTACCGTTATCTACGAGAAGCGTCGCCACGCCCTAATGGGTGAGCGTATCGGTATGGATATTGCCAACACTATCTGGGATCGTGTTTCTACGATTATTGAGCGTAACGATTACGAAGGCTGCAAAGAAGAATTCCTGCACTTGTTTGCAATGGAAGTGCCTTTCACCGAACACCAGTTCACAAACGAGAAGCCAGAGAAGCTCGCCGAGGATGCATTCCAGGCAGCATTGGCAAACTTCACCCGCAAAACAGAGCATATCCGCGAAGTTGCTTGGCCTGTCATCCAGCGAGTGTATGAAGAGCAAGGTCACATGTATGAACGTATCATGGTTCCCATCACGGATGGTCGCCGTGTTTACAACATTGCCTGCAATCTGAAGGAAGCCTATGACACAGAATGTAAGGCTGTTGTCAAGGAGTTTGAAAAGCAGATGTTGCTCCATATCATCGACGAATCATGGAAAGAGAATCTGCGTGAACTCGATGAGTTACGTCACTCTGTACAGAATGCTAGCTACGAACAGAAAGACCCATTGCTTATCTTCAAGTTGGAGAGTGCTAAGGTTTGGGACAATATGATCAATGAGATGAACAACCGCACAATGGCTGTTCTGAATCGCGGTCAGATACCTGAGATACAGCAACAGGAAGTACGCGAAGCTGCTCCTGAGGAGCATACCGATCGTCAGCAATATACAGAGAACAAGCAAAATGTTCAGGAAGAGCAACTCGTTGACAGAGGTCAACAGACAGCAGCTCAACAAGACACTCGTGCACAACAGCCTCGCACGCCTATCGTCAGAGACAAGATGCCAGGCCGTAATGATCTCTGTCCTTGTGGTAGTGGTAAGAAATTCAAGAATTGTCACGGAAAAGGTCTTGTATGA
- a CDS encoding alkaline phosphatase family protein: MTNRYLYITLLAVLGFNAENMTAQTQGQVKGAPRLVVSITIDQLRSDYLEAFMPLYSDKGFLRLFNEGKVYTNAAYPFTPVDRASATATLYSGTTPYYNNIIGQRWLNRKTLRPIGCVDDSKYTGLSTTETASPNQLLTSTFGDELKIATEGKSVIYAIAPFRDAAILSAGHAANGAIWIDDQQGTWCSSTYYSQALPIWVQACNRLSAPRNKIESTDWEPFSRLGSNYSYLTQGGEIKPFKHKFNGTRQFQLYKTSALVNSDITDMAIQCVSSSGMGIDKVTDLLCLTYHAGTYDQKAATNCQLELQDTYIRLDNELGRLIAHLDKKIGNDHVLYILTSTGYCHEETADYRAYKIPSGTFYMARTVNLMNMYLGAIWGQGSYVETTYRNHIFLNRQLLETKKISMTDALNRSQEFLAMMSGVRNVYTSLQLLTSQNEQILKVRNGYSPDNCGDIVIETAPGWTILNENTQESEISQAAYIQFPIIFFGAGTEAERILSPVSVDQIAPTIARYIRIRAPNACFSKPLF; this comes from the coding sequence ATGACAAATAGATACCTGTACATCACACTGCTAGCCGTACTCGGCTTTAACGCAGAAAACATGACGGCCCAGACACAAGGGCAAGTCAAGGGTGCGCCACGATTGGTGGTAAGTATCACTATCGACCAGTTACGCAGCGATTATTTGGAAGCTTTTATGCCTCTTTATTCCGATAAAGGTTTCTTACGCCTTTTCAACGAAGGAAAGGTTTATACGAATGCTGCATATCCTTTTACTCCTGTTGACAGAGCATCTGCAACTGCGACTCTATATTCCGGAACTACACCTTATTATAATAATATAATAGGACAGCGTTGGCTGAATCGTAAAACATTACGTCCCATTGGTTGTGTGGATGACTCCAAATACACAGGATTAAGCACTACGGAGACTGCTTCTCCTAACCAATTATTAACATCTACCTTTGGCGATGAGTTAAAAATTGCAACAGAAGGAAAATCTGTCATATATGCCATTGCCCCTTTCAGAGATGCGGCTATATTATCAGCAGGTCACGCTGCTAATGGTGCTATTTGGATAGATGACCAACAAGGCACATGGTGCTCTTCAACCTACTATTCTCAGGCATTACCAATATGGGTACAGGCTTGCAATCGTCTTAGTGCCCCTCGTAATAAGATTGAGTCAACGGACTGGGAGCCTTTCTCCCGATTGGGCAGTAACTACTCATATCTGACACAAGGCGGTGAAATAAAACCCTTTAAGCACAAGTTTAACGGTACACGCCAATTCCAACTTTACAAAACGAGCGCCCTTGTCAACTCTGACATTACAGATATGGCCATACAGTGTGTCAGCAGTAGTGGCATGGGCATTGATAAAGTAACAGACTTACTCTGTCTGACTTATCATGCAGGTACTTACGACCAAAAGGCTGCGACAAATTGTCAGTTAGAATTACAAGATACTTATATCCGCCTAGACAATGAATTAGGCAGACTGATTGCTCATTTAGACAAAAAGATTGGCAATGATCATGTACTCTACATATTAACCAGTACAGGTTATTGTCATGAAGAGACAGCAGACTATCGCGCATACAAAATACCTTCTGGTACATTCTACATGGCTCGCACCGTGAACCTGATGAACATGTACCTTGGGGCTATTTGGGGACAAGGAAGTTACGTTGAGACTACCTACCGTAATCACATCTTTTTAAATCGGCAGTTGCTGGAAACCAAGAAAATCAGCATGACCGATGCGCTCAACCGTTCGCAGGAATTTTTGGCCATGATGTCTGGTGTCAGAAACGTCTACACCTCCCTGCAACTGCTTACCAGCCAAAACGAACAGATCCTGAAAGTACGCAATGGATATTCTCCCGATAATTGTGGCGATATCGTTATTGAAACGGCTCCTGGTTGGACTATTCTAAATGAGAATACGCAGGAAAGTGAAATATCACAAGCTGCATATATCCAATTCCCCATCATATTTTTTGGAGCAGGAACTGAGGCTGAGCGTATTTTATCGCCCGTTTCAGTAGATCAGATTGCTCCCACCATAGCTCGTTACATCCGCATCCGAGCACCCAACGCTTGTTTCTCGAAGCCCCTATTTTGA